The following coding sequences lie in one Cotesia glomerata isolate CgM1 linkage group LG5, MPM_Cglom_v2.3, whole genome shotgun sequence genomic window:
- the LOC123265011 gene encoding DNA polymerase delta subunit 2-like, translating to MVKNYSSSVSIDSNKEPQVFTRDTVDYQDLGSNFLQKTKDYAKQFFYVYSCRLQELRSILEDKVSKKWPNIKILKLAELENLEDDKCIVIGTLFKHQAWKPSILRELSDEIEESGVVPERRAHYASEKDQVFLEDEMLRIKVVGDVDLSGIVTGVVCAMLGKTLDDGSFKIEDWCFPGCPPHQDLPAAASGKLLLVSGLDLASDTNNLARHLLLEWISGMAGSSEAQEKAASIINVVIAGNSIKTTDSENQHSRGLMGTKALEIASSRELSIGVSKLDKLLAEMLNYCSVTLMPGQFDPSNVMLPQKPIHRLLLRESKGFENLKGVNNPWSGVVGNRLICGSSGQPIEDIMRVIGDSEATALQWLEKTLEWRHFCPTAPDTLPSYPFHDKDLFIMQQCPDIYFAGNTDKFETKIWKAEDDKPVRLICVPKFSTTSTAVLVDIKTLDVTPVSFGIN from the exons atggtcaaaaattattcgtctTCAGTTTCAATAGATAGTAACAAAGAACCGCAAGTATTTACGAGAGACACAGTTGATTATCAAGATCTAGGAtcaaattttttgcaaaagACAAAGGATTAtgctaaacaatttttttacgtcTATTCTTGTCGACTCCAGGAACTCAGAAGTATTTTAGAAGACAAAGTATCCAAAAAATGgc CGAATATCAAAATTCTAAAACTAGCTGAGCTTGAAAACTTGGAAGACGATAAATGTATCGTCATTGGTACACTGTTTAAGCACCAAGCATGGAAACCTTCGATTTTACGCGAGCTGAGCGATGAAATCGAAGAATCAGGTGTTGTTCCCGAGAGGCGTGCTCACTATGCCAGTGAAAAGGACCAAGTGTTCCTGGAAGACGAGATGCTGAGAATAAAAGTTGTTGGAGACGTTGATCTGTCGGGAATAGTCACTGGAGTTGTCTGCGCTATGCTGGGCAAAACTCTGGACGACGGGTCATTCAAAATAGAAGACTGGTGTTTTCCCGGGTGTCCACCGCATCAGGATCTACCGGCTGCTGCTTCAGGAAAGCTTCTTCTGGTGTCAGGCCTTGATTTGGCGAGTGATACCAATAACTTGGCTCGCCACTTGCTGCTGGAGTGGATCAGCGGGATGGCAGGAAGCTCAGAAGCTCAAGAAAAAGCAGCTTCTATCATAAATGTCGTGATTGCCGGTAATAGTATAAAGACAACTGACTCGGAAAATCAACACAGTCGTGGTTTGATGGGCACTAAAGCACTAGAGATTGCTTCTAGTCGTGAGCTGTCGATCGGTGTTAGTAAACTCGATAAATTGCTCGCTGAGATGCTGAACTACTGCTCAGTTACGTTGATGCCAGGTCAGTTTGATCCTTCGAATGTCATGCTTCCTCAGAAACCGATCCACCGGCTGCTGCTTCGTGAATCCAAAGGGTTCGAGAATCTTAAGGGTGTCAACAATCCTTGGTCTGGTGTCGTCGGCAATCGGCTAATTTGTGGCTCCAGTGGTCAGCCTATTGAAGATATTATGCGTGTCATCGGTGACTCCGAAGCAACTGCTCTTCAATGGCTGGAAAAAACCCTCGAGTGGAGACACTTTTGTCCTACTGCTCCTGATACTTTGCCTTCATATCCGTTCCATGATAAGGATCTCTTCATTATGCAGCAGTGTCCTGATATTTATTTTGCTGGCAATACTGATAAATTTGAAACCAAGATCTGGAAAg CGGAAGATGATAAACCTGTAAGACTGATATGTGTTCCGAAATTTTCTACGACCAGCACTGCCGTACTCGTTGATATTAAGACACTTGATGTTACTCCAGTATCATTtgggattaattaa
- the LOC123265004 gene encoding transcription elongation regulator 1 isoform X1 — translation METASEQPSVVSQEVPPVNPEQQEHVEEPMEEGEEYGYEGDEYRHYMPRGRGGFSPHDRGYEYGMRGGGGGGSGPRFRGRGFGPRGPMYRATNNGYPYEGPPRPNCPSGPTGPRYRGPPPFDPSWGPMGPQNMMGPPNLMGPPGMPPPHMMNGPMASGNPYGPPGMGPPNMNSIPGQQQPQQQQAQQQNNIPGLDLNGEVWVETKTADGKSYFYNIRSRETTWTKPEGPNVRVMGQDQLEQLVHGAAKQPARETTPVSTASQPQQQQQPTQQSQQAPQQQQPSQQPQPQSQPQALAEPRTPGNEQSPNADTMNQANTAPPGTGPPPMLNEAPDVVQQPIPEVAQPNGTVTSVNTAVTAAQPVATNMLQPPPNMVPMQHRMPNQFGAPMATPFGAAPFGMPPPGFQSFGGYGPPQTGWGMPQMSHGVIAPQTPTEDPTILAQLDQELVAAAMVWSEHRSPDGRLYYYNSKAGESVWEKPQPLKDLEAAKIALRQKAEEAMATTDITSTVLDPKQDKAAEAANDTKDAKEGDAAKKKDEAPKEPAKPQDKSRPISSTPVPGTPWCVVWTGDGRVFFYNPSSRISVWERPDDLLGRQDVDKMMANMPEAAANQKTAKQDDSSDSSDDDHPGPAKKAKQEEPEEPAAAAAVAVVVKEEEEKEGKKTIDIGKEAAIEAEVRAARERAIVPLETRIKSFKEMLAEKDVSAFSTWEKELHKIVFDPRYLLLTSKERKQVFEKYVKERAEEERREKRNKMKERKEQFQKLLEEANLHGKSSFSDFAQKHGRDDRFKNVEKMRERESLFNEWILEVRKREKEEKNAKREQVRKDFMTMLREQKDIDRHSHWSDCKKMLESDWRYRAVDSANTREDWFRDYVRILKDERKREKERDRDKEKESHRHRDKDHHKSDKKDKDRKDDKHKDKSSKDKDKDKDKDKDKDKKRRGDTAEENGKDKKDVDKEIGEIEDLDDKKKDKYENNDHSDSEEDREKQKRDRERRAEASLREREREVQRTLATHLRDRDKERQHHRHTEAVQHFSALLADLVRNGDLAWREAKRQLRKDHRWELADSLDREEKERLFNEHIEQLGRKKRDKFRELLDEVGASTELTASWKDIKKLLKDDPRYTKFSSSDRKCEKEFKEYIKDKLVAAKADFRELLQETKLITDKTYKKVQENSACLTEIEDILKKDRRFLVLDAAAAERTRLLMGYLEELARRGPPPPPTASEPSRRPTTN, via the exons ATGGAGACAGCTAGTGAACAACCTAGCGTTGTTAGCCAGGAAGTACCTCCGGTAAATCCTGAGCAACAAGAACATGTTGAAGAACCGATGGAAGAAGGTGAAGAGTATGGGTACGAAGGCGATGAATACCGGCATTATATGCCACGAGGACGAGGTGGCTTCag CCCTCACGATCGTGGATATGAATATGGAATGCGTGGAGGAGGTGGCGGAGGAAGTGGACCAAGATTTCGAGGCAGAGGATTCGGACCTAGAGGCCCAATGTACCGAGCAACAAATAACGGATATCCTTACGAAGGACCGCCGAGACCAAATTGCCCTTCAGGACCTACAGGACCTAGATACCGAGGACCTCCACCGTTTGATCCTAGCTGGGGACCTATGGGACCTCAAAATATGATGGGACCACCTAATTTAATGGGCCCACCAGGAATG CCACCCCCGCACATGATGAATGGACCTATGGCATCAGGAAATCCGTACGGACCTCCTGGAATGGGTCCGCCGAACATGAACAGC ATTCCAGGTCAGCAGCAACCGCAACAACAGCAAGCTCAGCAACAAAACAACATTCCAGGATTGGACCTTAATGGCGAGGTATGGGTGGAAACAAAGACAGCGGATGGCAAGtcttatttttacaatattcgGTCTAGAGAAACTACGTGGACCAAACCCGAGGGCCCAAATGTTCGGGTTATGGGTCAAGATCAG ttGGAGCAATTGGTTCACGGTGCAGCCAAACAACCAGCGAGAGAAACAACACCAGTGTCGACAGCAAGTCAACctcaacaacaacagcagccAACACAACAGTCCCAACAAGCGCCACAGCAGCAACAGCCATCACAGCAACCGCAGCCACAGTCACAACCCCAAGCTCTAGCTGAACCAAGAACACCAGGTAATGAACAATCACCTAATGCAGATACAATGAATCAGGCAAATACAGCGCCACCCGGCACTGGTCCTCCACCGATGCTAAATGAAGCTCCGGATGTTGTTCAACAACCAATTCCAGAAGTTGCACAGCCTAatg gTACAGTAACAAGTGTCAACACAGCAGTAACAGCAGCTCAACCAGTAGCAACAAATATGCTGCAACCACCACCAAACATGGTACCAATGCAGCACCGAATGCCAAATCAATTTGGCGCTCCAATGGCAACTCCATTTGGTGCAGCACCATTTGGAATGCCACCACCCGGGTTTCAGTCTTTTGGTGGGTATGGTCCGCCACAAACTGGATGGGGAATGCCACAGATGTCCCACGGAGTTATCGCGCCACAAACTCCAACAGAAGACCCGACGATTCTCGCCCAGCTGGACCAAGAGTTGGTAGCCGCGGCGATGGTGTGGAGTGAACATCGTTCTCCAGACGGGCGTCTGTATTACTACAATAGCAAAGCTGGTGAGTCTGTGTGGGAAAAACCCCAACCTTTGAAAGATTTAGAAGCTGCCAAAATAGCGCTGAGGCAGAAAGCGGAGGAAGCGATGGCCACTACGGACATTACGAGCACGGTGCTTGATCCCAAGCAGGACAAAGCTGCTGAGGCTGCTAATGATACCAAAGACGCTAAAGAAGGTGACGCTGCCAAGAAGAAGGATGAGGCTCCCAAAGAGCCGGCTAAGCCCCAAGATAAGTCTAGGCCGATTTCAAGCACTCCTGTACCCGGTACTCCTTGGTGCGTCGTCTGGACAGGTGACGGTAGGGTCTTCTTTTACAATCCTTCGTCGAGAATTTCTGTTTGGGAGAGACCTGATGATCTTCTTGGGCGACAGGATGTCGATAAGATGATGGCCAACATGCCAGAGGCTGCAGCTAATCAGAAAACTGCTAAGCAAGATGATTCCAGTGACAGTAGTGATGATGATCATCCTGGTCCTGCTAAGAAAGCTAAGCAAGAAGAGCCTGAag AaccagcagcagcagcagcagtagCAGTAGTTGTTAAAGAAGAGGAAGAAAAAGAAGGTAAGAAAACAATTGATATTGGCAAAGAGGCTGCTATTGAAGCTGAAGTTCGTGCTGCAAGGGAGCGAGCGATTGTTCCACTAGAGACAAGGATAAAATCATTCAAAGAAATGCTCGCTGAGAAAGac gtaTCGGCATTCAGTACTTGGGAGAAGGAATTGCACAAAATAGTATTCGACCCTCGATATTTACTGTTGACCTCAAAGGAACGGAAACAAGTATTTGAAAAGTACGTGAAGGAACGCGCTGAAGAGGAGAGACGCGAGAAAAGGAATAAAATGAAGGAACGTAAggaacaatttcaaaaattgctGGAAGAAGCTAATTTACATGGAAA ATCGTCTTTCAGCGATTTTGCACAAAAGCACGGACGCGATGACCGTTTTAAAAACGTTGAAAAGATGCGTGAGCGAGAAAGTCTTTTCAACGAATGGATACTGGAAGTGAGAAAACGcgagaaagaagaaaaaaacgcCAAACGAGAACAG GTGAGAAAGGATTTCATGACGATGCTACGGGAGCAAAAAGACATCGACAGACATTCACACTGGAgtgattgtaaaaaaatgcTGGAATCTGACTGGCGTTATCGTGCTGTCGATTCAGCAAATACTCGCGAGGATTGGTTTCGCGATTACGTGCGTATACTGAAGGATGAACGAAAACGCGAGAAGGAACGTGACCGGGATAAGGAAAAAGAGTCCCATCGGCACCGGGACAAGGATCATCACAAGTCCGACAAGAAGGATAAGGATCGCAAGGATGATAAGCACAAAGATAAATCCTCCAAAGACAAGGACAAGGATAAGGATAAGGACAAAGATAAGGATAAAAAGCGGCGGGGTGATACTGCTGAGGAAAATGGAAAAGATAAGAAGGATGTCGATAAAGAAATCGGAGAGATTGAGGATCttgatgacaaaaaaaaagat aaatatgaaaataatgatCACTCAGACTCGGAAGAAGATCGTGAGAAACAAAAACGTGATCGAGAAAGAAGAGCTGAAGCTAGTTTGCGAGAGCGAGAACGCGAAGTTCAGAGAACTTTGGCTACACATTTAAGAGACCGTGATAAGGAGAGACAACATCATAGACACACAGAGGCTGTACAACATTTTAGTGCATTACTTGCTGATTta gTGAGAAATGGAGACTTAGCATGGAGAGAAGCTAAACGTCAATTGAGAAAAGATCATAGATGGGAGCTCGCTGATAGCTTAGATCGCGAGGAAAAGGAGCGATTATTTAACGAACATATTGAGCAGCTTGGCCGTAAGAAACGTGACAAGTTCCGGGAGTTACTGGACGAAGTCGGCGCGTCTACTGAGCTCACGGCTTCGTGGAAggatatcaaaaaattactcaaagaCGATCCTAGATATACTAAATTTTCATCTAGCGATCGG aAATGTGAAAAAGAATTCAAAGAGTacattaaagataaattagTGGCTGCGAAAGCGGACTTCCGTGAGCTGCTGCAGGAAACAAAGTTAATAACTGACAAAACGTACAAAAAAGTCCAAGAAAACAGTGCATGTTTGACGGAGATAGAAGACATTCTGAAGAAAGACAGGAGATTTTTAGTGTTAGACGCCGCAGCAGCTGAACGCACGAGGTTACTTATGGGTTACCTTGAAGAACTGGCACGTAGAGGCCCACCACCGCCTCCTACAGCCTCGGAACCTTCTCGTAGACCTACGACCAa CTAA
- the LOC123265004 gene encoding transcription elongation regulator 1 isoform X2 — MARETTWTKPEGPNVRVMGQDQLEQLVHGAAKQPARETTPVSTASQPQQQQQPTQQSQQAPQQQQPSQQPQPQSQPQALAEPRTPGNEQSPNADTMNQANTAPPGTGPPPMLNEAPDVVQQPIPEVAQPNGTVTSVNTAVTAAQPVATNMLQPPPNMVPMQHRMPNQFGAPMATPFGAAPFGMPPPGFQSFGGYGPPQTGWGMPQMSHGVIAPQTPTEDPTILAQLDQELVAAAMVWSEHRSPDGRLYYYNSKAGESVWEKPQPLKDLEAAKIALRQKAEEAMATTDITSTVLDPKQDKAAEAANDTKDAKEGDAAKKKDEAPKEPAKPQDKSRPISSTPVPGTPWCVVWTGDGRVFFYNPSSRISVWERPDDLLGRQDVDKMMANMPEAAANQKTAKQDDSSDSSDDDHPGPAKKAKQEEPEEPAAAAAVAVVVKEEEEKEGKKTIDIGKEAAIEAEVRAARERAIVPLETRIKSFKEMLAEKDVSAFSTWEKELHKIVFDPRYLLLTSKERKQVFEKYVKERAEEERREKRNKMKERKEQFQKLLEEANLHGKSSFSDFAQKHGRDDRFKNVEKMRERESLFNEWILEVRKREKEEKNAKREQVRKDFMTMLREQKDIDRHSHWSDCKKMLESDWRYRAVDSANTREDWFRDYVRILKDERKREKERDRDKEKESHRHRDKDHHKSDKKDKDRKDDKHKDKSSKDKDKDKDKDKDKDKKRRGDTAEENGKDKKDVDKEIGEIEDLDDKKKDKYENNDHSDSEEDREKQKRDRERRAEASLREREREVQRTLATHLRDRDKERQHHRHTEAVQHFSALLADLVRNGDLAWREAKRQLRKDHRWELADSLDREEKERLFNEHIEQLGRKKRDKFRELLDEVGASTELTASWKDIKKLLKDDPRYTKFSSSDRKCEKEFKEYIKDKLVAAKADFRELLQETKLITDKTYKKVQENSACLTEIEDILKKDRRFLVLDAAAAERTRLLMGYLEELARRGPPPPPTASEPSRRPTTN, encoded by the exons ATGGCGAG AGAAACTACGTGGACCAAACCCGAGGGCCCAAATGTTCGGGTTATGGGTCAAGATCAG ttGGAGCAATTGGTTCACGGTGCAGCCAAACAACCAGCGAGAGAAACAACACCAGTGTCGACAGCAAGTCAACctcaacaacaacagcagccAACACAACAGTCCCAACAAGCGCCACAGCAGCAACAGCCATCACAGCAACCGCAGCCACAGTCACAACCCCAAGCTCTAGCTGAACCAAGAACACCAGGTAATGAACAATCACCTAATGCAGATACAATGAATCAGGCAAATACAGCGCCACCCGGCACTGGTCCTCCACCGATGCTAAATGAAGCTCCGGATGTTGTTCAACAACCAATTCCAGAAGTTGCACAGCCTAatg gTACAGTAACAAGTGTCAACACAGCAGTAACAGCAGCTCAACCAGTAGCAACAAATATGCTGCAACCACCACCAAACATGGTACCAATGCAGCACCGAATGCCAAATCAATTTGGCGCTCCAATGGCAACTCCATTTGGTGCAGCACCATTTGGAATGCCACCACCCGGGTTTCAGTCTTTTGGTGGGTATGGTCCGCCACAAACTGGATGGGGAATGCCACAGATGTCCCACGGAGTTATCGCGCCACAAACTCCAACAGAAGACCCGACGATTCTCGCCCAGCTGGACCAAGAGTTGGTAGCCGCGGCGATGGTGTGGAGTGAACATCGTTCTCCAGACGGGCGTCTGTATTACTACAATAGCAAAGCTGGTGAGTCTGTGTGGGAAAAACCCCAACCTTTGAAAGATTTAGAAGCTGCCAAAATAGCGCTGAGGCAGAAAGCGGAGGAAGCGATGGCCACTACGGACATTACGAGCACGGTGCTTGATCCCAAGCAGGACAAAGCTGCTGAGGCTGCTAATGATACCAAAGACGCTAAAGAAGGTGACGCTGCCAAGAAGAAGGATGAGGCTCCCAAAGAGCCGGCTAAGCCCCAAGATAAGTCTAGGCCGATTTCAAGCACTCCTGTACCCGGTACTCCTTGGTGCGTCGTCTGGACAGGTGACGGTAGGGTCTTCTTTTACAATCCTTCGTCGAGAATTTCTGTTTGGGAGAGACCTGATGATCTTCTTGGGCGACAGGATGTCGATAAGATGATGGCCAACATGCCAGAGGCTGCAGCTAATCAGAAAACTGCTAAGCAAGATGATTCCAGTGACAGTAGTGATGATGATCATCCTGGTCCTGCTAAGAAAGCTAAGCAAGAAGAGCCTGAag AaccagcagcagcagcagcagtagCAGTAGTTGTTAAAGAAGAGGAAGAAAAAGAAGGTAAGAAAACAATTGATATTGGCAAAGAGGCTGCTATTGAAGCTGAAGTTCGTGCTGCAAGGGAGCGAGCGATTGTTCCACTAGAGACAAGGATAAAATCATTCAAAGAAATGCTCGCTGAGAAAGac gtaTCGGCATTCAGTACTTGGGAGAAGGAATTGCACAAAATAGTATTCGACCCTCGATATTTACTGTTGACCTCAAAGGAACGGAAACAAGTATTTGAAAAGTACGTGAAGGAACGCGCTGAAGAGGAGAGACGCGAGAAAAGGAATAAAATGAAGGAACGTAAggaacaatttcaaaaattgctGGAAGAAGCTAATTTACATGGAAA ATCGTCTTTCAGCGATTTTGCACAAAAGCACGGACGCGATGACCGTTTTAAAAACGTTGAAAAGATGCGTGAGCGAGAAAGTCTTTTCAACGAATGGATACTGGAAGTGAGAAAACGcgagaaagaagaaaaaaacgcCAAACGAGAACAG GTGAGAAAGGATTTCATGACGATGCTACGGGAGCAAAAAGACATCGACAGACATTCACACTGGAgtgattgtaaaaaaatgcTGGAATCTGACTGGCGTTATCGTGCTGTCGATTCAGCAAATACTCGCGAGGATTGGTTTCGCGATTACGTGCGTATACTGAAGGATGAACGAAAACGCGAGAAGGAACGTGACCGGGATAAGGAAAAAGAGTCCCATCGGCACCGGGACAAGGATCATCACAAGTCCGACAAGAAGGATAAGGATCGCAAGGATGATAAGCACAAAGATAAATCCTCCAAAGACAAGGACAAGGATAAGGATAAGGACAAAGATAAGGATAAAAAGCGGCGGGGTGATACTGCTGAGGAAAATGGAAAAGATAAGAAGGATGTCGATAAAGAAATCGGAGAGATTGAGGATCttgatgacaaaaaaaaagat aaatatgaaaataatgatCACTCAGACTCGGAAGAAGATCGTGAGAAACAAAAACGTGATCGAGAAAGAAGAGCTGAAGCTAGTTTGCGAGAGCGAGAACGCGAAGTTCAGAGAACTTTGGCTACACATTTAAGAGACCGTGATAAGGAGAGACAACATCATAGACACACAGAGGCTGTACAACATTTTAGTGCATTACTTGCTGATTta gTGAGAAATGGAGACTTAGCATGGAGAGAAGCTAAACGTCAATTGAGAAAAGATCATAGATGGGAGCTCGCTGATAGCTTAGATCGCGAGGAAAAGGAGCGATTATTTAACGAACATATTGAGCAGCTTGGCCGTAAGAAACGTGACAAGTTCCGGGAGTTACTGGACGAAGTCGGCGCGTCTACTGAGCTCACGGCTTCGTGGAAggatatcaaaaaattactcaaagaCGATCCTAGATATACTAAATTTTCATCTAGCGATCGG aAATGTGAAAAAGAATTCAAAGAGTacattaaagataaattagTGGCTGCGAAAGCGGACTTCCGTGAGCTGCTGCAGGAAACAAAGTTAATAACTGACAAAACGTACAAAAAAGTCCAAGAAAACAGTGCATGTTTGACGGAGATAGAAGACATTCTGAAGAAAGACAGGAGATTTTTAGTGTTAGACGCCGCAGCAGCTGAACGCACGAGGTTACTTATGGGTTACCTTGAAGAACTGGCACGTAGAGGCCCACCACCGCCTCCTACAGCCTCGGAACCTTCTCGTAGACCTACGACCAa CTAA